A region from the Stygiolobus caldivivus genome encodes:
- a CDS encoding ABC transporter permease, giving the protein MNRVLRDLLHRKSFIISLAILIFFVLIAVIGPMTTPYKNPYSSSEYYVAGPYAVPSWATIFPQYKDYPPDMSATLNLTSSSGNGQVSYNGSYYVVYLKPKQSANLTFTLDWKYSYPYSFTFSTKVIPYTTQGVQVNVYGVNTSGYKFFLLSYVPSIYQFEYNYPTSPLNLNTPNPISVSPSTLNPSDSPYVASLPYSQQALVGLQLPVQLMGKPGPVSVIVSVINIGSTPAKVYIAPIHFSDLGRAFGILGTDDNGASVYAEYVIGARFDLELSVVASILIVGIGLIFGLIAGYVGGKTDLVLNSLTDFFLTIPGLPLLISLETVFVVTGIAAKISKPVLILLIIGGLSWMGTMKIIRSVTLSVRSRTFVEASRAMGGGPFHIIRKHILPNILGVVFAQLAYDVPVVILIESGLDFLGFGISLSEFPTWGNMLGAATDAASSANSFAWWWVIPPGLSIVLLSVAFYYFGTALQDVLSPFKVRGE; this is encoded by the coding sequence ATGAATAGGGTATTGAGAGACCTACTTCACAGAAAGTCTTTTATTATTTCACTAGCGATACTAATATTCTTCGTCCTCATAGCGGTTATAGGCCCCATGACTACCCCATACAAAAACCCTTACTCATCCTCAGAATATTACGTAGCAGGCCCTTATGCAGTACCTTCATGGGCTACAATTTTTCCGCAGTATAAGGACTATCCCCCCGATATGAGCGCTACTCTCAACTTGACCTCTAGTTCGGGAAATGGTCAAGTCTCTTATAACGGTTCATATTACGTCGTGTACCTTAAACCCAAACAGTCCGCAAACCTCACGTTTACTCTAGACTGGAAGTACAGTTACCCATACTCATTTACTTTTTCCACTAAGGTCATCCCTTATACTACGCAGGGAGTCCAAGTTAACGTCTACGGAGTAAACACCTCCGGCTATAAATTTTTCCTACTGAGTTATGTGCCTTCTATTTACCAATTTGAGTATAATTACCCCACAAGTCCACTCAACTTGAATACGCCTAACCCTATCTCAGTAAGCCCTTCTACACTAAACCCATCTGATAGCCCTTATGTGGCCTCTTTACCGTATAGTCAACAAGCACTTGTAGGGCTACAACTACCAGTTCAGCTCATGGGTAAGCCTGGGCCAGTAAGCGTTATAGTGAGTGTGATAAATATCGGATCTACACCTGCTAAAGTATACATAGCCCCCATTCACTTCAGCGACTTGGGTAGGGCATTCGGGATTTTAGGTACTGATGATAACGGCGCCAGCGTCTACGCGGAGTACGTTATAGGTGCTAGGTTCGACCTTGAGTTAAGCGTGGTCGCTTCAATACTCATAGTGGGTATAGGCCTAATTTTCGGGTTAATAGCAGGTTACGTAGGTGGAAAGACCGACCTAGTTTTGAATTCCCTAACAGACTTCTTCCTAACAATCCCGGGCCTACCATTACTAATATCACTTGAGACCGTGTTTGTAGTTACTGGGATTGCCGCTAAAATAAGTAAGCCCGTGCTGATCCTCCTAATAATAGGGGGGCTGTCATGGATGGGGACTATGAAGATAATCAGGTCGGTAACGTTAAGCGTAAGGAGCAGGACTTTTGTAGAGGCATCGAGGGCTATGGGAGGAGGTCCTTTTCACATAATAAGGAAACACATTTTGCCTAATATATTAGGTGTAGTTTTTGCACAGCTAGCTTATGACGTACCCGTAGTTATACTGATAGAATCGGGGCTGGACTTTTTAGGTTTTGGTATCTCCTTATCAGAGTTTCCGACGTGGGGGAACATGCTGGGAGCAGCTACGGACGCTGCGTCTAGTGCTAACTCATTTGCTTGGTGGTGGGTTATCCCACCGGGCCTGTCAATAGTTTTGTTATCGGTAGCGTTTTACTACTTCGGCACTGCCCTACAAGACGTCCTAAGTCCTTTCAAGGTAAGGGGTGAATAA
- a CDS encoding APC family permease, with product MKKKLSLFEATAIGLGNIIGAGIFVMAGSTIYLAGPSALVSFIITGLLAMSIGLNSAELASKYPETEGGVYSFAKLTMGDSVGFLVGWMRMISYSVSGAATALGFASYLQVPGLTFIIAGILILVLGVVYLTGLKLTSEIESVLVVVNILGLILFIAFALVSGKFNISHFTPIAPHGLYGILSASSLAFFAYSGFNTIATLTPDVEDGEKTVPRAIVISLVITSLLYIMVVFSMLYILPWQVYGQQGNPLSFALQRARAPLLIVLAVSATAVIATLTVTLSTIIATVRTLKQMAEDNLIPPILGKKESITTFIVISIMVSSLGLGNVEVIGLVSNFGTVFSYLTTALAVIISRRRGIMGSFRAPLYPYLQIMSILLSLVVIGALGEESLVLGVVSLLVGLVLHVIHVEINVVEKGKTLNPHGRIKREGRP from the coding sequence GTGAAAAAGAAGTTATCATTATTTGAGGCGACTGCAATAGGACTAGGGAATATTATAGGGGCAGGGATCTTCGTGATGGCAGGGAGTACGATATACTTAGCGGGGCCATCAGCACTAGTCTCATTTATAATTACCGGGCTATTGGCCATGAGTATAGGCCTCAACAGTGCTGAACTAGCCTCAAAGTACCCAGAGACTGAGGGAGGTGTGTACTCATTTGCCAAACTCACTATGGGGGACTCCGTAGGGTTTCTGGTCGGGTGGATGCGTATGATCTCCTATTCCGTGTCCGGGGCTGCTACCGCGTTAGGCTTCGCCAGTTACCTACAAGTCCCGGGTCTAACTTTTATCATCGCCGGGATCCTTATACTCGTCTTGGGGGTAGTATACCTAACGGGGCTAAAACTGACCTCTGAGATCGAGTCCGTCCTGGTAGTGGTGAACATATTAGGCCTCATATTGTTCATAGCATTTGCCCTGGTGTCGGGAAAATTTAACATCTCGCATTTCACACCTATCGCACCTCACGGGTTATATGGAATACTCTCAGCTTCCTCTCTTGCCTTCTTTGCTTACTCCGGCTTTAACACTATAGCGACTTTAACACCGGACGTAGAGGACGGGGAAAAGACAGTACCTAGGGCTATAGTCATCTCTTTAGTCATAACTTCACTCCTCTACATCATGGTCGTCTTCTCTATGTTATATATACTCCCGTGGCAGGTCTACGGCCAACAGGGGAACCCCCTCTCATTTGCCCTACAACGAGCTAGAGCTCCCTTACTCATCGTATTGGCTGTATCCGCTACGGCTGTGATAGCGACCCTTACCGTTACCTTATCTACAATAATAGCGACAGTAAGGACACTTAAGCAGATGGCTGAGGACAACTTGATACCTCCAATTCTAGGCAAAAAAGAGAGTATAACTACATTTATAGTAATTTCAATAATGGTCTCCTCTTTAGGGCTAGGTAATGTAGAAGTGATAGGGTTAGTATCTAATTTCGGTACAGTCTTTTCTTACCTGACCACAGCGTTGGCCGTAATAATATCTAGAAGGAGGGGGATTATGGGGAGTTTTAGGGCCCCGTTATACCCTTACCTCCAAATAATGTCAATTTTACTGTCCTTAGTGGTTATTGGGGCTCTGGGTGAAGAAAGCCTTGTCTTAGGTGTAGTGTCCCTACTGGTCGGGCTGGTACTGCATGTCATCCATGTGGAAATTAACGTGGTAGAAAAAGGGAAGACGTTGAACCCTCACGGGAGGATTAAGAGGGAGGGAAGACCTTAG
- the cobB gene encoding NAD-dependent protein deacetylase — MGQDAVSEVAELLLTSVSSIAFTGAGISTASGIPDFRGPNGLWKKYSPELATIDYFEKDPKGFWEFYSLRMRGLFKAEPNKAHYALAELERLGLIKYVITQNIDGLHQKAGSRNVLELHGTMRKSYCTSCFKYYDSSEVLEMIDKGENPPKCSCGGVLRPDVVLFGEPVKEINTAIQIAYDSDLVLVLGSSLTVYPANVIPQVVKERGGKLVIINTDETPLDPVADVVVKVPVEEVLPKIVDKIKSGLG, encoded by the coding sequence ATGGGGCAGGACGCTGTTAGTGAGGTGGCAGAACTACTACTTACTTCGGTCAGTTCTATAGCGTTCACCGGTGCAGGGATTAGCACCGCTTCAGGTATACCCGACTTCAGGGGACCTAACGGGCTGTGGAAAAAATACTCCCCTGAACTGGCCACTATAGACTACTTTGAAAAGGACCCTAAGGGCTTTTGGGAATTTTACTCACTGAGGATGAGGGGACTCTTCAAAGCTGAGCCCAATAAGGCACACTATGCCCTAGCTGAGCTTGAAAGGTTAGGGCTAATAAAGTACGTGATAACACAGAACATTGACGGCCTCCACCAGAAGGCGGGGTCTAGAAACGTATTAGAGCTCCACGGCACCATGAGGAAGTCTTACTGTACTTCCTGTTTTAAGTACTATGACTCGTCTGAGGTCTTAGAGATGATCGACAAGGGTGAAAACCCTCCGAAGTGCTCTTGCGGTGGGGTATTAAGGCCTGACGTAGTCCTATTCGGAGAACCGGTTAAGGAGATAAACACCGCCATACAGATAGCCTACGACTCCGACTTGGTACTCGTCCTCGGCTCTTCCCTTACCGTCTACCCGGCTAACGTTATCCCGCAAGTAGTGAAGGAAAGGGGAGGTAAATTGGTTATAATAAATACGGATGAAACTCCCCTAGACCCGGTTGCCGATGTGGTGGTTAAAGTCCCAGTGGAGGAGGTCTTGCCTAAAATAGTGGACAAGATAAAGAGCGGGCTAGGCTGA
- a CDS encoding PQQ-binding-like beta-propeller repeat protein: MKTGSTAFAIVLLLIGLVIGVGLGYAIHSPSTKTITQTVPTTVTQTSTVTQTSTTTATVTQTTTQTVTPPTSGITFQTKSMVMPSPLTGVNENVTLITFSNSTSTWYQYTYYNYGNCLLPEWTMVYYYPYNLPHDPSQSPNWTVYAFSQNHESYLNISFPAVEWAYEQMNGLPLNAPFPAYQALGNKSSAVTLTQMVGDAVGVSYYDGIVYVPADSNAIYAINAYTGKLVWMATTANSVMSNPLVIDTPKGPIVISSIGDAGFSASHGLFAAVTGNFANVIRGYSYGAVYAFNATDGQLLWVHFDRGNVMPTPAYIDGLVIYGDGSGHIVALNATTGQVVWRTYVGVSAFDSMSSTNYYIFPNGTAIAIMGFTLAEPPYGELVAVNVANGNIVWKFTLPKGYTPFNTGMGDVSPAVDQSRAIVVQSTIVNFVKSNKTIGFAVFALNATNGHLLWIEQVGRGYVPPAFKGGVPLIYDGVVYVGSPVTNTIYAINETDGAIIWEAKIPGVQGPPSGAGGGRANPVVVNGYLIEPAGSYVDVYNASNGMLIKSYYVGGRFGIVNAVVVGSTVFLDNSYSWAFAIPLANLI; the protein is encoded by the coding sequence ATGAAAACAGGTTCAACTGCCTTCGCCATAGTACTTCTTCTTATAGGACTAGTTATTGGAGTAGGATTAGGGTATGCTATACACTCCCCTTCAACAAAGACTATAACCCAAACAGTCCCTACGACAGTTACTCAGACTTCAACGGTCACCCAAACATCAACCACAACCGCTACAGTCACACAAACTACTACACAGACTGTTACGCCTCCAACGTCTGGGATCACCTTTCAGACTAAATCGATGGTAATGCCTTCACCGCTTACCGGGGTCAACGAAAATGTAACCCTCATTACTTTCTCTAACTCTACATCTACTTGGTACCAGTACACTTACTACAATTACGGTAACTGTTTATTACCAGAATGGACAATGGTATACTATTACCCCTATAATTTACCTCACGACCCCTCGCAGTCACCTAACTGGACTGTGTACGCTTTCTCACAGAACCACGAGTCTTACCTTAACATAAGTTTCCCTGCAGTAGAATGGGCATATGAACAGATGAACGGCTTACCGCTAAACGCACCGTTCCCTGCATATCAGGCACTCGGAAATAAGTCTTCAGCTGTAACCTTAACTCAGATGGTCGGAGACGCAGTGGGAGTCTCATATTATGACGGCATAGTGTATGTGCCCGCTGATTCTAATGCTATTTACGCCATAAACGCGTATACCGGTAAACTGGTCTGGATGGCAACTACGGCAAACTCTGTGATGAGCAACCCGCTCGTCATCGACACGCCTAAAGGGCCTATAGTAATATCGTCTATAGGGGACGCTGGGTTCTCGGCTTCCCACGGGCTTTTTGCCGCTGTTACCGGTAACTTTGCCAACGTAATAAGGGGGTACAGCTACGGTGCTGTCTACGCCTTTAACGCTACCGACGGGCAACTTTTATGGGTGCACTTTGACAGAGGTAATGTAATGCCCACTCCGGCTTATATTGACGGCTTGGTGATATATGGAGACGGTTCGGGACATATAGTAGCGTTAAACGCTACAACCGGACAAGTAGTATGGAGGACTTATGTGGGCGTTTCAGCGTTTGACTCCATGAGCTCTACTAACTACTACATTTTCCCCAACGGTACCGCAATCGCTATAATGGGCTTTACTTTAGCGGAACCACCTTACGGTGAATTGGTGGCAGTTAATGTAGCTAACGGGAACATCGTATGGAAGTTCACATTACCTAAAGGTTATACTCCTTTCAATACCGGGATGGGAGACGTCTCACCTGCAGTAGACCAAAGTAGGGCAATCGTAGTACAGAGTACCATAGTGAATTTTGTGAAGTCTAATAAGACCATCGGTTTTGCAGTATTTGCTCTAAACGCGACTAACGGTCACCTGTTGTGGATAGAACAAGTAGGGAGAGGTTATGTCCCACCCGCATTCAAGGGTGGAGTGCCGTTGATATATGATGGCGTAGTTTATGTGGGTTCACCGGTAACAAATACTATCTATGCTATAAACGAGACTGACGGTGCAATAATCTGGGAGGCAAAAATACCTGGTGTCCAAGGGCCCCCAAGCGGAGCTGGCGGTGGAAGGGCTAACCCTGTAGTAGTTAACGGTTACCTAATTGAACCTGCAGGGAGTTATGTTGACGTATATAACGCAAGTAACGGGATGTTAATAAAAAGCTACTATGTTGGCGGGAGGTTTGGAATAGTCAACGCTGTGGTAGTGGGTAGTACGGTATTTCTGGATAACAGTTACAGTTGGGCTTTTGCAATACCGTTAGCAAATCTGATCTGA
- a CDS encoding ABC transporter permease, translating to MRIPAKYLIKRVAERLLLLFAIINFLFFLFNVMPFIFHYNPANFYVPLTYKGISRAALIQAIDRQWGLDQPLYVQYVDYIKNMLTFNFGYSLTYGENIITLIMQALPVDLIILIPSLLLSTGMAIVLGLISVAKEGKLVDVINSTVAIFTYFIPAFWVFAIVLYYFGFQLNLFPTNIAEAVNGTSGITYIAALLKFASLPIIILTILSYGVRMILTRSYGVEANHSHFVTYLKARGIPSRKILLKHVMRNSIIPAVTRTGIDFAFILAGAVFVEEIFNFYGMGELLLQSAENLNIPVLEAAFYFINLYAIIVLLAVDLIYPFIDPRVKYE from the coding sequence TTGAGGATCCCAGCCAAGTACCTTATAAAGAGGGTGGCGGAAAGGTTATTACTACTGTTTGCTATTATTAACTTTCTGTTTTTCCTATTCAACGTTATGCCATTTATATTCCATTATAACCCTGCTAATTTCTACGTCCCTTTGACGTACAAAGGTATATCGAGGGCTGCGTTGATACAAGCTATAGACAGACAGTGGGGGCTCGACCAACCTCTTTACGTACAATATGTAGACTATATCAAGAACATGCTCACGTTCAATTTCGGGTATTCCCTTACTTATGGCGAAAATATAATTACCCTGATTATGCAAGCACTCCCTGTCGACCTCATAATTTTAATCCCGAGCCTACTTTTAAGTACAGGGATGGCTATAGTACTGGGACTTATCTCAGTAGCCAAAGAAGGGAAGTTAGTGGACGTAATAAACAGTACTGTAGCAATATTCACATACTTTATACCGGCTTTTTGGGTGTTCGCTATAGTACTATACTATTTTGGGTTCCAACTTAACTTATTCCCCACCAACATAGCAGAAGCTGTAAACGGGACTTCTGGGATAACATATATAGCCGCGTTATTAAAGTTCGCCTCGTTACCGATCATTATCCTTACCATCTTGTCCTATGGAGTCAGGATGATACTGACAAGGAGTTATGGTGTGGAAGCTAACCACAGTCATTTCGTCACATATTTGAAAGCAAGAGGGATCCCCTCAAGGAAGATATTGTTAAAGCATGTGATGAGGAACTCAATAATACCTGCTGTGACCAGGACTGGAATAGATTTCGCGTTTATCCTGGCGGGCGCCGTGTTTGTCGAAGAAATATTTAACTTTTACGGGATGGGCGAGCTCCTGTTACAATCAGCTGAAAATTTAAACATTCCCGTTCTAGAAGCAGCTTTCTACTTTATTAATTTGTATGCGATAATAGTGTTGTTAGCGGTAGACTTAATTTATCCCTTTATCGACCCAAGGGTGAAGTATGAATGA
- a CDS encoding ABC transporter ATP-binding protein — MIEAKNLKVYFKTKDVVIKAVNNVSLTVENKEIVSVVGESGSGKTTLGKTLLALIKPLSGQVIWNDKNVFKLRGRQLKEFRRKNQIIYQDPFDAIDIRMKVYDVIAEGIRIHKLARNEEEEKKMVYEALEEVGLTPPEEFSVSYPTQLSGGQLQRVAIARALVLNPEFIVADEPVSMLDVSIRASILDLFTKANEKGTSILMITHDIATASYVSSRIFVLYHGDLVEYGKTDQIIENPKHPYTQALIAAIPVPEPGYALQVKLKDTDEPDPPNGCPLYPRCPFRKEVCKIKEPQLVEVEPDHYVACHLY; from the coding sequence ATGATAGAGGCAAAGAACTTGAAAGTATATTTCAAGACTAAAGACGTGGTAATAAAAGCCGTAAATAACGTCTCTTTAACGGTAGAAAACAAAGAAATAGTATCAGTAGTGGGTGAGTCCGGTAGCGGTAAGACTACTTTAGGTAAGACTCTGTTAGCGTTAATTAAACCGCTGTCTGGACAAGTCATCTGGAACGATAAGAACGTGTTCAAGTTAAGGGGAAGACAGTTAAAGGAGTTTAGGCGGAAGAACCAGATAATATATCAGGACCCCTTTGACGCTATAGATATCAGGATGAAAGTATATGACGTAATAGCAGAGGGGATCAGGATCCACAAGCTCGCAAGAAATGAAGAAGAGGAAAAGAAAATGGTATATGAAGCGTTAGAAGAAGTGGGCTTAACACCCCCTGAAGAGTTCAGCGTTTCTTATCCTACCCAGCTTTCAGGAGGGCAGTTGCAGAGGGTGGCCATTGCAAGGGCATTAGTCTTAAACCCTGAATTCATTGTGGCTGACGAGCCAGTTTCTATGTTAGACGTCTCAATTAGGGCCAGTATCCTTGACCTTTTCACTAAGGCAAATGAAAAAGGGACATCGATCCTGATGATCACCCATGACATAGCTACAGCGTCTTATGTGTCATCTAGGATCTTCGTGTTATATCACGGTGACTTAGTCGAATACGGTAAGACCGATCAGATAATTGAAAATCCCAAACACCCTTACACACAAGCCCTCATAGCCGCAATTCCGGTGCCGGAGCCAGGGTATGCCTTACAAGTAAAACTTAAAGATACTGATGAACCAGACCCGCCAAACGGGTGTCCACTGTACCCGAGATGTCCTTTCAGGAAAGAAGTCTGTAAAATAAAGGAGCCTCAACTCGTTGAAGTAGAGCCAGACCACTATGTCGCATGCCACTTATATTGA
- a CDS encoding ABC transporter ATP-binding protein, with amino-acid sequence MPTNGAILKIEGLKTYFKTKTGYVKAVDGVSLYVPNQMVVGVAGESGSGKSTLINTIFRVLSKNAEIKGGEVLYQDRDILKMDEESFSKKIRWKEISWIPQVSMDVLDPVYKVKDQMVETILAHEDTSKAEALERVYSMIKSVNLRPEVLEKYPHELSGGQKQRVVIAMALLLDPKLVIADEPTTALDVIVQAQIIDIIRKLKKEKNFSMLFVSHDLALLAGLSDYLAIMYAGKIVEFGKVEEIYKAPSHPYTQLLLESIPDIRKRGSKLKSISGSPPDLLNPPSGCRFNPRCPFAMDVCKSVEPEIVNVSPTHYVACHLRK; translated from the coding sequence ATTCCAACAAACGGGGCTATACTTAAAATAGAAGGTTTAAAGACTTATTTTAAGACTAAAACTGGTTATGTGAAAGCTGTAGACGGGGTTTCCCTATACGTACCTAACCAAATGGTAGTAGGCGTAGCGGGAGAATCAGGGAGCGGTAAGTCTACGCTCATTAACACGATATTCCGTGTGTTATCTAAAAATGCTGAAATAAAAGGGGGAGAAGTGTTATACCAAGATAGAGACATCTTAAAGATGGATGAGGAAAGTTTCAGTAAAAAGATTAGGTGGAAGGAGATAAGTTGGATACCCCAAGTGTCTATGGACGTGTTAGACCCCGTCTATAAGGTAAAGGACCAGATGGTAGAGACTATACTTGCCCATGAGGACACGTCAAAAGCGGAGGCACTAGAAAGGGTCTATTCGATGATAAAGTCTGTTAACTTAAGGCCTGAAGTCCTAGAAAAATACCCTCACGAGCTTTCAGGGGGGCAAAAACAGAGGGTAGTGATAGCAATGGCCCTTCTGCTAGACCCTAAATTGGTCATTGCCGACGAGCCTACTACAGCACTAGATGTAATAGTCCAGGCCCAGATAATAGATATTATAAGGAAACTCAAAAAGGAGAAGAACTTCAGTATGTTATTCGTAAGTCACGACTTGGCCTTACTCGCTGGCTTAAGCGATTACTTAGCTATTATGTACGCGGGAAAAATAGTTGAGTTCGGAAAGGTGGAGGAAATATATAAAGCGCCCTCTCACCCCTACACCCAGTTACTCCTGGAATCCATCCCGGACATAAGGAAGAGGGGGAGTAAGTTAAAGTCTATATCGGGTTCTCCACCAGACCTACTGAACCCCCCTTCAGGCTGTAGGTTTAACCCCAGGTGTCCATTTGCTATGGACGTGTGTAAAAGTGTTGAACCAGAAATAGTTAACGTCTCCCCTACACACTACGTAGCTTGTCACCTTAGGAAGTGA
- a CDS encoding ABC transporter substrate-binding protein, with amino-acid sequence MKGNYILLASIFALLILFGISIISEPIVASGYAISDFNAPILNWYQVRYSEPWVGTIVYLYSYSTHTAEYNALIQGKIDFATLDHRDEIQTLLTDYKGKVYVAISPVTSFGQLVFAFGNNLTANLYFRYAISSLINPQNVTADVWDNGVLGTDYPYFVSPVVYKSWFNPEVVQYYDQYESYNLTRAVMYLEKIPGITHVNGQWYYNGKPLQLTFLYGTGSAPQERLASLLSTEAKMINLTITPQPVSFGTLITLATTPPYDDFNMTTFGWISLGPLVPSWMEGIYTTPANVGGFSNSTIDTVLTDAATAPTTQQMINQTMEAEYLLQQQLPYIIVVWSNAIQGVYLPGWANYVYLNVTDVYAVSITDVHPSGSALNGTFYFSSVSSDTPRHINPYASTTLYAFNTLDDLYDSLAVTNYTMPTTFNSPYYLIPWVAKNWTTIPLHDYKLPNGGVIVNGTELVVNLVHNDTWIDGVPLTAYDVNFSIWWYDLPGMMGTNTFDGLHVNYTYLAVNGFINSDLFDTIPGLVWTNVTNPYQIEIFLNTTSPIQEILALDEYPIVPAHIFNTTPPQLVYAEKIAPLISSGPYRWVEWNIPAEEIIVTANTHYFRIDPYLFLQTVKKGQTATFTANVTAYSWDNSTQTLVPTQISNATVYVYLKYLNVDGKPYGNVTINGKPYVVMAKNMGNGIYQASINTSMLTPGVYEIVAKAVWTVNGNMREEFSYGSLNVTPTVTTTVPPVTTTTTTSSINVALVAGIVIVIVIIVAAAVVFLRRR; translated from the coding sequence ATGAAAGGAAACTATATTTTGTTAGCCTCTATATTTGCTCTATTAATACTATTCGGTATAAGTATAATATCGGAACCAATAGTAGCCAGCGGATACGCAATATCAGACTTTAACGCACCTATACTCAACTGGTATCAGGTGAGGTATAGTGAGCCTTGGGTAGGGACAATAGTATACTTGTATTCCTATTCAACACACACAGCTGAGTATAACGCCCTAATCCAAGGGAAGATCGACTTCGCAACATTAGACCACAGGGACGAAATCCAGACACTCCTCACAGACTATAAGGGTAAAGTTTACGTAGCCATATCACCTGTAACTTCCTTCGGACAGCTAGTATTTGCTTTTGGAAATAACTTAACAGCTAACTTATACTTTAGATACGCTATAAGCAGTCTGATTAACCCTCAAAACGTAACTGCCGATGTGTGGGACAACGGAGTCCTAGGTACAGACTATCCCTATTTCGTATCACCAGTAGTTTATAAGTCTTGGTTTAACCCGGAGGTAGTACAGTATTATGACCAATACGAATCGTATAACCTAACTAGAGCCGTTATGTACTTGGAAAAAATACCGGGTATCACACATGTGAACGGACAGTGGTATTATAACGGTAAACCATTACAGTTGACCTTCTTATACGGTACCGGAAGTGCTCCACAGGAGAGGTTAGCCTCACTCTTGAGCACAGAAGCTAAGATGATAAACCTGACAATTACTCCACAACCTGTATCTTTTGGGACATTAATTACGCTAGCCACTACACCCCCCTATGACGACTTTAACATGACGACCTTCGGGTGGATTAGTTTAGGGCCACTAGTCCCATCTTGGATGGAAGGTATATATACTACTCCTGCTAACGTTGGGGGTTTCTCCAACTCCACCATTGATACCGTCCTCACTGATGCTGCTACCGCTCCGACGACTCAGCAGATGATAAACCAGACGATGGAAGCCGAGTACCTGCTACAGCAACAACTACCATATATTATAGTAGTATGGAGTAACGCGATACAAGGAGTGTACTTGCCAGGCTGGGCTAACTATGTATACTTAAACGTGACAGACGTGTATGCTGTGAGTATAACGGACGTCCACCCGTCAGGCTCCGCCCTAAACGGTACGTTCTACTTCTCTTCAGTGAGTAGCGATACACCAAGGCATATTAACCCGTATGCCAGTACAACCTTATATGCCTTTAACACCCTTGATGACCTATACGACTCATTAGCGGTCACTAACTATACTATGCCAACTACATTCAACAGCCCGTATTACCTAATCCCATGGGTAGCTAAGAACTGGACTACGATCCCATTGCACGATTACAAGTTACCTAACGGTGGAGTCATAGTTAACGGTACAGAGTTAGTTGTAAACCTAGTACACAATGACACGTGGATCGACGGAGTACCGCTCACAGCATATGACGTCAATTTCTCTATATGGTGGTACGACTTACCGGGTATGATGGGTACAAACACCTTTGACGGGCTTCACGTCAACTACACCTACTTAGCTGTCAACGGGTTCATAAACAGCGACTTATTCGATACTATTCCAGGTTTAGTGTGGACTAATGTGACTAACCCGTACCAGATAGAGATATTCCTGAACACAACGAGCCCAATCCAGGAAATACTAGCCCTTGACGAGTACCCGATAGTACCTGCTCACATCTTTAACACTACTCCACCCCAGTTAGTGTACGCGGAAAAGATAGCACCTCTGATATCTAGCGGGCCGTACAGATGGGTAGAGTGGAACATACCGGCCGAGGAAATAATTGTAACAGCTAACACCCATTACTTTAGGATAGACCCGTACTTGTTCTTACAGACTGTAAAGAAAGGACAGACCGCTACGTTCACTGCTAATGTAACAGCATACAGCTGGGATAACTCCACACAGACGTTAGTACCCACTCAGATCTCTAACGCTACAGTGTACGTTTACTTAAAGTACCTTAACGTCGACGGTAAACCTTATGGTAACGTGACTATAAACGGAAAGCCATATGTAGTTATGGCTAAGAACATGGGTAACGGGATTTATCAAGCAAGTATAAACACGTCTATGTTGACGCCTGGCGTGTATGAGATAGTAGCCAAAGCTGTTTGGACGGTAAACGGAAATATGAGGGAAGAGTTTAGTTACGGTAGTCTAAATGTAACACCTACAGTGACTACTACTGTACCTCCGGTAACGACTACTACGACAACATCAAGCATTAACGTCGCCTTAGTGGCCGGTATAGTGATCGTAATAGTCATAATAGTAGCAGCAGCAGTAGTATTCTTGAGAAGAAGATGA